Proteins co-encoded in one Corylus avellana chromosome ca9, CavTom2PMs-1.0 genomic window:
- the LOC132162647 gene encoding uncharacterized protein LOC132162647: protein MFGISYGELFLLIGATAALVGPKDLPIIARTAGRLAGRAIGYVQLARGQFENVMQQSQARQVHKELQDTMAQLEAIRHEIRSISLINPGPLTRRLMDNPENPAPNTNSGNSPTEKCEEEQKPTNAVMKDFSSKTLGSVDLHSQATAYARLVESEAIKTVSLESCTEKENLNDEASLFTILPVSAESTGMLPERKRSATGADIVLEAVVEAEVARSAKDFFSQPQNQIQ, encoded by the exons ATGTTTGGTATTTCCTACGGAGAGCTCTTCCTCTTGATCGGTGCCACCGCTGCTCTCGTCG GCCCAAAGGATCTTCCAATTATTGCTAGAACTGCGGGAAGGTTAGCGGGTCGAGCAATCGGGTACGTTCAATTAGCTCGTGGGCAATTCGAGAATGTTATGCAGCAGTCTCAAGCTCGACAG GTTCACAAAGAACTTCAAGACACAATGGCACAACTAGAGGCTATTCGTCATGAAATTCGAAGTATCTCTCTCATTAATCCTGGTCCTTTGACTCGAAGGCTGATGGACAATCCTGAAAATCCTGCTCCTAACACAAATTCTG GCAACAGCCCGACTGAGAAGTGTGAAGAAGAGCAGAAGCCAACAAATGCTGTGATGAAG GATTTTAGTTCCAAAACCTTAGGTTCAGTTGATTTGCATAGCCAAGCAACTGCTTATGCCAGATTGGTTGAATCTGAAGCCATAAAGACTGTTTCATTGGAGAGCTGTACAGAAAAAGAGAACCTTAATGATGAAGCTAGTCTCTTCACCATCCTCCCAGTTTCAGCTGAAAGCACGGGGATGCTACCAGAAAGAAAGA GAAGTGCAACAGGAGCAGATATTGTTTTGGAAGCAGTAGTTGAAGCAGAGGTAGCACGTAGTGCAAAAGATTTCTTTTCACAGCCCCAAAATCAAATACAGTGA
- the LOC132162648 gene encoding probable WRKY transcription factor 70 encodes MGCSWPENSPSKPRKAIEELIQGREFANQLRGLLSKSIGYDGSAPEKDLVLKILNSFANTLSLLNSAESDVDVDVTQVQPNTQASSPCWDAPKSESSGESCRSISTVKDRRGCYKRRRTSQTITKDTPTLIDDGHAWRKYGQKAILNAKYPRHYYRCTHKHDQGCQAAKQVQRIQEDPVMHRTIYIGHHTCRTFSKVPELILDASPDDSPFVLSFDNTFTNKHNHPFLSSSFQSVVKQEYKEEMPAADDITHNNQSSSSDYLVSPDETALESFYNSITDLSSSPIESDNGDGISRTLVGSADFADADLLFEF; translated from the exons atggggtgttCTTGGCCGGAAAACTCGCCGTCGAAACCCAGAAAAGCGATTGAAGAGCTCATTCAAGGCCGTGAATTCGCAAATCAGCTCCGGGGACTGCTCAGTAAGTCGATCGGATATGATGGGTCAGCCCCGGAAAAAGATCTCGTTCTCAAAATCTTGAACTCCTTCGCAAACACTCTTTCGTTATTGAATTCTGCCGAGTCCGACGTCGACGTCGACGTTACTCAGGTTCAGCCCAATACCCAAGCCAGTTCGCCTTGCTGGGATGCGCCCAAGTCGGAATCTTCCGGCGAAAGTTGTCGGAGTATTTCAACGGTGAAGGATCGGAGGGGATGTTATAAGAGAAG GAGGACTTCACAGACGATAACTAAAGACACCCCAACTCTGATCGATGACGGCCATGCATGGAGAAAGTACGGACAAAAGGCGATCCTTAATGCTAAATACCCAAG GCATTATTACAGGTGCACTCATAAACATGATCAGGGATGCCAAGCGGCCAAACAGGTGCAAAGAATCCAAGAGGATCCGGTAATGCACAGGACAATATATATTGGGCATCACACGTGCAGAACGTTCTCAAAAGTGCCGGAATTAATCTTGGATGCTTCTCCTGATGATTCTCCATTTGTTCTAAGCTTCGACAACACCTTcacaaacaaacacaaccacCCATTTCTCTCATCATCTTTCCAATCAGTGGTCAAGCAGGAATACAAGGAGGAGATGCCCGCCGCCGATGACATCACCCACAACAACCAATCATCATCGTCTGATTATCTCGTGTCACCGGATGAGACGGCACTCGAATCATTCTACAACAGCATCACTGACTTATCATCATCACCCATTGAGTCCGATAATGGGGATGGTATTTCTAGGACCTTGGTAGGCTCGGCTGACTTTGCCGATGCTGATCTgctatttgaattttga
- the LOC132162649 gene encoding phospholipid-transporting ATPase 1-like, producing the protein MNSDSHLPRKIGSLNCLCHNDSPSSSLFGGESQCNLLNYDSPVASIGDDKLPPLEHHHTCSLVQLESAAEPRVLEQFPLECPRQERRRRLVSWGAMELQHNHISNNNINSSSASFEISSSKPRRSHRRHKSLQFEDNLLSNEANPRFIYIGDPRRTNDKYEFSGNEIRTSKYTIITFLPKNLFIQFHRVAYLYFLAIAALNQLPPLAVFGRTVSLFPLLFVLCVTAIKDGYEDWRRHRSDRNENNREARVHQNGEFRWKEWKKIQAGEVVKICADESIPCDMVLLGSSDPSGLAYIQTMNLDGESNLKTRYARQETALAVSEECMISGLIRCEQPNRNIYEFTANMEFRGQRFPLSQSNIVLRGCQLKNTQWIIGVVVYAGQETKAMMNSAASPSKRSKLESYMNRETLWLSIFLFVMCLVVAVGMGLWLLRHKEELDTLPYYRKIYFTNGRDKLKRYKYYGIPMETFFSFLSSIIVFQIMIPISLYITMELVRLGQSYFMIEDRDMCDSSSGPRFQCRSLNINEDLGQIRYVFSDKTGTLTENRMEFQRASVYGQNYGRSLLTVDPLLEKNIAATDRRRWKLKSEVAVDSELMELLHKDVIGDERIAAHEFFLTLAACNTVIPILDDGTSSSCIKGELHEEVKAIDYQGESPDEQALVAAASAYGYTLFERTSGHIVIDVNGEKLRLDVLGLHEFDSVRKRMSVVIRFPDGAVKVLVKGADTSMFSILADDTEMGDHIRNATQSHLTEYSSQGLRTLVVAARDLTDAELEMWQCRYEDASTSLTDRVMKLRQTAAFIECNLKLLGATAIEDKLQDGVPEAIEALRQAGIKVWVLTGDKQETAISIGLSCKLLTSDMQQIIINGNSEDECRNLLADAKSKYGVKSSTGRNQILNSKSNAETDYLDIPVDMKLSNVPGWNAGMKDGISRVPLALIIDGNSLVYILEKKDLESELFDLATSCRVVLCCRVAPLQKAGIVDLIKSRIDDLTLAIGDGANDVSMIQMADVGVGICGQEGRQAVMASDFAMGQFRFLKRLLLVHGHWNYQRVGYLVLYNFYRNAVFVLMLFWYILCTAFSTTSALTDWSSVFYSVIYTSIPTIVVGILDKDLSHKTLLRYPKLYGAGHRQEAYNLRLFWITMIDTLWQSLVLFYIPLFTYRESSIDIWSMGSLWTIAVVVLVNMHLAMDIQRWEIFTHVAVWGSIFITYACMVVLDSIPVFPNYWTIYHLANSPTYWLTILLIIVVALLPRFLFKVLHQIFWPSDIQIAREAEILRKHNYLGSKQDQGAS; encoded by the exons ATGAATTCTGATTCTCATTTGCCTCGGAAAATCGGCTCCTTGAACTGTCTCTGCCACAATGATTccccctcttcttctcttttcggCGGCGAGTCGCAATGCAACCTCTTAAACTACGACAGTCCGGTCGCTTCGATCGGAGACGATAAACTGCCACCACTGGAGCATCATCACACTTGTTCTCTGGTGCAATTGGAATCGGCTGCTGAGCCTAGGGTTTTGGAGCAGTTTCCATTGGAATGCCCCAGACAGGAGAGGAGGAGACGGCTGGTGTCTTGGGGTGCAATGGAGCTGCAGCATAATCACATCAGTAACAATAACATCAATTCTAGTTCCGCTTCATTCGAAATCTCTAGTAGTAAGCCTCGGAGGAGCCACCGCCGCCACAAGAGCTTGCAGTTTGAGGATAATTTATTGTCAAACGAAGCGAATCCGAGGTTCATCTATATTGGTGATCCAAGGAGGACCAACGACAAGTATGAGTTCTCGGGGAATGAGATTCGAACGAGCAAGTACACGATCATAACCTTCTTGCCCAAGAATTTGTTCATTCAGTTCCATCGCGTTGCCTATTTGTACTTCCTAGCTATTGCTGCTCTCAATCAGCTTCCGCCTTTGGCAGTGTTTGGGAGAACTGTGTCGCTTTTTCCCCTCCTGTTTGTGCTTTGTGTCACGGCTATCAAAGATGGGTATGAGGATTGGAGAAGACACCGATCGGATAGGAATGAGAACAACCGGGAGGCTCGCGTGCATCAGAATGGTGAATTCCGATGGAAGGAATGGAAGAAGATACAGGCAGGTGAGGTGGTGAAGATCTGTGCTGATGAGAGCATCCCTTGTGACATGGTTTTGTTAGGGTCCAGTGATCCTAGTGGACTTGCATATATCCAGACTATGAATTTGGATGGTGAGTCGAACTTGAAGACAAGGTATGCCCGGCAGGAAACTGCTTTAGCAGTATCTGAAGAGTGTATGATATCAGGGCTCATCAGATGTGAGCAGCCAAATAGGAATATATATGAGTTCACCGCCAACATGGAGTTCAGAGGGCAAAGGTTTCCCCTTAGCCAGTCGAATATAGTTTTGCGGGGTTGTCAGCTGAAGAACACGCAATGGATAATTGGTGTTGTGGTGTATGCCGGACAGGAAACAAAAGCAATGATGAACAGTGCAGCCTCCCCTTCCAAGAGAAGCAAATTGGAGAGTTACATGAATAGAGAAACCCTTTGGTTGTCTATTTTTCTGTTTGTCATGTGCCTAGTGGTGGCCGTTGGGATGGGCCTATGGCTCCTACGGCACAAGGAAGAGCTTGATACCCTGCCTTACTACAGAAAGATATACTTCACAAATGGGAGGGATAAATTGAAAAGATACAAATATTATGGGATACCCATGGAGacctttttctcctttttgagTTCTATTATTGTGTTTCAGATTATGATTCCAATATCTCTTTATATTACAATGGAGTTGGTTCGTTTGGGTCAGTCATATTTCATGATTGAAGACAGGGATATGTGTGACAGTAGTTCTGGTCCGAGGTTCCAGTGCAGATCATTGAATATAAATGAGGATTTGGGTCAAATACGCTATGTTTTTTCGGACAAAACCGGGACACTCACTGAAAACAGAATGGAATTCCAAAGAGCAAGCGTCTATGGGCAAAATTATGGGAGATCCTTGCTTACAGTGGATCCACTGCTAGAAAAGAACATTGCTG CAACTGATAGGAGGAGGTGGAAACTTAAATCTGAAGTTGCTGTTGATTCTGAACTTATGGAATTGTTGCACAAAGATGTAATTGGAGATGAAAGGATTGCAGCACACGAGTTTTTCCTTACATTGGCTGCATGTAATACTGTGATTCCTATTCTTGACGATGGTACATCTTCTAGTTGCATAAAGGGTGAATTGCATGAAGAGGTAAAAGCTATTGATTATCAGGGAGAATCTCCTGATGAGCAAGCACTAGTTGCTGCAGCCTCTGCATATGGATATACTCTGTTTGAGCGCACATCTGGGCATATTGTGATTGATGTCAATGGTGAGAAACTAAG GTTGGATGTGCTGGGGTTGCATGAATTTGATAGTGTACGAAAAAGAATGTCTGTTGTTATCAGATTTCCTGATGGTGCAGTAAAGGTGTTGGTGAAAGGAGCTGATACTTCGATGTTCAGCATTTTAGCAGATGACACTGAGATGGGTGATCATATAAGGAATGCCACTCAAAGCCATCTTACTGAATATTCATCACAAGGTTTACGTACACTTGTAGTAGCTGCCAGGGATCTTACAGATGCAGAGCTTGAGATGTGGCAATGCAGGTATGAGGATGCTAGCACCTCATTGACTGACAGAGTGATGAAACTACGTCAAACGGCAGCTTTTATAGAATGCAACTTAAAGCTTCTTGGGGCTACTGCAATTGAGGACAAGCTACAAGATGGTGTTCCAGAAGCCATTGAGGCTCTCCGGCAAGCCGGAATCAAGGTCTGGGTTCTGACAGGTGATAAGCAAGAAACAGCGATTTCGATTGGTCTCTCTTGCAAGCTGCTGACCTCGGATATGCAGCAAATTATTATAAATGGCAATTCTGAAGATGAATGCAGAAATCTTTTGGCTGATGCTAAATCCAAATATGGTGTTAAATCATCGACTGGAAGAAATCAAATTCTGAACTCTAAAAGTAATGCTGAAACAGACTATCTTGACATACCCGTCGATATGAAATTGTCCAATGTGCCTGGGTGGAATGCAGGGATGAAAGATGGAATCTCGAGGGTGCCACTAGCACTCATAATCGATGGGAACAGTTTGGtgtatattttagaaaaaaaggaTCTGGAGTCGGAG CTTTTCGACCTTGCAACTTCTTGTAGGGTTGTGCTATGCTGTCGTGTTGCACCCTTGCAAAAAGCTGGAATAGTTGATCTGATCAAGAGTCGCATTGATGATTTGACGCTGGCAATAGGTGATG GGGCCAATGATGTTTCAATGATCCAAATGGCGGATGTTGGTGTTGGAATATGCGGTCAGGAAGGGCGTCAAGCAGTGATGGCATCCGATTTTGCCATGGGACAGTTTCGGTTTTTGAAAAGATTACTTTTGGTGCATGGACACTGGAATTATCAGCGTGTCGGTTACTTGGTTCTGTACAACTTTTACCGTAATGCTGTCTTTGTATTGATGCTATTCTG GTACATATTATGTACAGCTTTTTCAACAACTTCTGCTTTAACAGATTGGAGCAGTGTATTTTATTCTGTTATTTATACTTCTATTCCTACTATTGTTGTTGGTATTCTGGACAAAGACTTGAGCCATAAGACACTGTTACGATATCCCAAGCTCTATGGTGCTGGGCATAGACAGGAAGCTTACAATTTGCGTCTCTTTTGGATCACGATGATTGACACACTATGGCAGAGTCTTGTTCTGTTCTATATACCCTTGTTCACCTATAGAGAAAGCTCAATTGATATTTGGAGCATGGGCAGTTTGTGGACAATTGCAGTTGTTGTTCTTGTGAATATGCACTTGGCTATGGATATTCAGCGCTGGGAAATATTTACTCATGTTGCAGTGTGGGGATCGATTTTTATTACATATGCCTGTATGGTGGTACTGGATTCTATACCAGTCTTTCCCAATTACTG GACAATTTACCATCTGGCGAATTCACCTACCTACTGGCTCACCATTTTGCTTATTATAGTTGTGGCGTTGCTTCCTCGCTTCCTTTTCAAAGTACTACATCAGATTTTTTGGCCTTCAGATATCCAGATAGCTAGAGAAGCTGAGATACTAAGAAAACATAATTATTTGGGGTCAAAGCAAGATCAAGGTGCCAGCTAA
- the LOC132162650 gene encoding uncharacterized protein LOC132162650, with amino-acid sequence MSVTAGVSDTIIAIRDKLRGKIGQTKVKRYWPGRAPEWADDAHEDGDIQLDRVAALEQAFPRQEDSHIVKKDDARLRRLAESKIDNREEVRADHRRIRQAEIVSTIEEETRRQERLDMEEDDADALEERRRRIKEKLLQREQEEAVFPEEEEEEVEEEEEEESEYETDSEEEHTGIAMVKPVFVPKSERDTIAERERLEAEERAVEESKKKRLEERKVETKQIVVEEIRKDEEIQKNLEMEANIADVDTDDEINEAEEYEAWKVREIARIKRDREDREAMVKEKEEIEKVRNMTEEERREWERKNPKAAPPPKQKWRFMQKYYHKGAFFQVDADDHAATAGTDGIFTRDFSAPTGEDKMDKTILPKVMQVKHFGRSGRTKWTHLVNEDTTDWNNPWTYNDPLRAKYNAKMAGMNADISKPKGSKKLKDWESR; translated from the coding sequence ATGTCGGTGACAGCAGGTGTTAGTGATACTATAATTGCCATTAGGGATAAGCTTAGAGGGAAAATTGGGCAAACAAAAGTTAAAAGGTATTGGCCTGGTAGAGCTCCTGAATGGGCAGATGATGCCCATGAAGATGGGGATATCCAGTTGGATAGGGTGGCTGCCCTGGAACAAGCATTCCCGAGGCAGGAAGACTCGCATATTGTTAAGAAGGATGATGCTAGGCTGCGCCGTTTGGCAGAGAGTAAGATAGATAATCGTGAGGAAGTGAGAGCTGATCATCGGCGCATCCGACAAGCAGAGATTGTTTCAACAATTGAGGAGGAAACTAGAAGGCAGGAAAGGTTAGATATGGAGGAAGATGATGCAGATGCTTTGGAggagaggagaagaagaattaAGGAGAAGTTACTTCAAAGGGAGCAGGAAGAGGCTGTATttccagaagaagaagaggaggaggtagaagaggaagaggaagaggaatcTGAGTATGAGACTGACTCAGAGGAAGAACATACGGGTATTGCAATGGTTAAGCCGGTCTTCGTTCCCAAGTCAGAGAGGGATACCATTGCTGAGCGTGAGCGTCTTGAGGCTGAAGAAAGGGCTGTTGAGGAATCTAAGAAGAAGAGACTGGAGGAGAGGAAGGTGGAGACAAAGCAGATTGTGGTTGAAGAGATCCGAAAGGATGAAGAGATTCAAAAGAATTTGGAAATGGAGGCAAATATTGCTGATGTGGATACTGATGATGAAATTAATGAGGCAGAGGAGTATGAAGCTTGGAAGGTGAGGGAGATTGCTAGGATCAAGAGGGATAGGGAGGATCGCGAGGCGATGGTGAAGGAGAAGGAAGAGATTGAGAAGGTCAGAAACATGACAGAGGAAGAGAGGAGGGAGTGGGAGAGGAAGAATCCAAAAGCTGCTCCACCGCCAAAGCAGAAATGGAGGTTCATGCAGAAATATTACCACAAGGGTGCATTCTTCCAGGTAGATGCTGATGATCATGCTGCAACTGCTGGAACAGATGGTATTTTCACTCGGGATTTCTCTGCCCCGACTGGAGAAGATAAGATGGACAAGACAATATTGCCCAAGGTCATGCAGGTCAAGCACTTTGGTCGTAGTGGAAGGACAAAATGGACACATCTTGTCAATGAGGACACTACTGACTGGAACAATCC